The following are encoded in a window of Lynx canadensis isolate LIC74 chromosome B1, mLynCan4.pri.v2, whole genome shotgun sequence genomic DNA:
- the LOC115513109 gene encoding LOW QUALITY PROTEIN: ubiquitin carboxyl-terminal hydrolase 17-like protein 13 (The sequence of the model RefSeq protein was modified relative to this genomic sequence to represent the inferred CDS: substituted 1 base at 1 genomic stop codon), which produces MLLRKINKSYEVQQELPEQLDAENAYDHSTSLNKVPAPKTLTLHTXSKILMLVLKRFCHFTGSKLAKEVQYPERLDMRRYVSGQNGGSLTYVLYAVLVHAGWSCHSGHYFCYIKAGNGQWYKMDDAKVTASDATSALSQHAYVLFYVQKSELERDRASEPGAGESTSLQADHAGTAAAQGGPETDPNIEVPQLEDHVEETPLPAITLDQWRCLQESHRPKSELNLRKLEFALPPDAVLIHQSKYRDEMGKDHREPNIHRLNSSARDIPPQRATAINQVPCLTGRARATKRKNKKGQRSQEAVQGSHYRL; this is translated from the coding sequence ATgctcctcagaaaaataaataaatcgtaTGAGGTACAGCAGGAATTACCCGAACAGTTGGATGCTGAAAATGCCTATGATCATAGTACTTCTCTAAACAAGGTACCTGCTCCCAAGACGTTGACTTTGCACACTTGATCCAAGATTCTGATGCTGGTATTGAAACGATTCTGCCATTTCACGGGCAGCAAACTGGCTAAGGAAGTGCAATATCCTGAGCGCCTTGACATGCGACGCTACGTGTCTGGGCAGAACGGGGGGTCGCTGACTTATGTGCTCTATGCCGTGCTGGTGCACGCGGGCTGGAGTTGTCACAGCGGACATTACTTCTGTTACATCAAAGCTGGGAACGGCCAGTGGTACAAGATGGATGATGCGAAGGTGACCGCCAGTGACGCGACGTCTGCCCTGAGCCAACACGCCTATGTCCTCTTTTACGTCCAGAAGAGTGAATTGGAAAGAGACCGTGCGAGTGAGCCAGGTGCTGGGGAATCCACATCCCTCCAGGCTGACCACGCAGGCACGGCTGCGGCCCAAGGGGGGCCTGAAACCGACCCCAACATCGAGGTGCCACAATTGGAGGATCACGTGGAAGAGACACCACTGCCAGCAATCACGTTAGACCAGTGGAGATGCCTCCAAGAAAGCCACCGTCCCAAGTCTGAACTCAACCTCAGGAAACTAGAATTTGCTCTTCCCCCCGACGCAGTCCTAATTCACCAGTCCAAATACAGAGACGAGATGGGAAAGGATCACCGTGAACCAAACATCCACCGGCTCAACAGTTCAGCCAGGGACATCCCACCTCAGAGGGCAACGGCCATTAACCAAGTCCCTTGTCTCACCGGCAGAGCCAGAGCTACCaagaggaagaacaagaaggGACAGAGGTCTCAGGAAGCAGTCCAGGGATCCCACTACAGGCTTTGA